From the Sebastes fasciatus isolate fSebFas1 chromosome 3, fSebFas1.pri, whole genome shotgun sequence genome, one window contains:
- the LOC141764158 gene encoding uncharacterized protein LOC141764158, which translates to MGHQDKEMDAESLQKKSSGRRLSCLDVFLVVSVLFLFVSLSAVAVGGLLAVMELRAKLEPLTHPHVHPKASRMTGDTPDPAYKMQNFAYLEAKSSELKTSTMHWDAVDYATGTSVGSNFLFDAEQHLLKAKQFGIYFIYIDLNLTCTGTCDAGLLIVRLDDKLTCEVELPEMADITPVSRKCWTVSRLEGQKLLTQMTVPENGLTDWKLELKGSGLGMFLVD; encoded by the exons ATGGGACATCAAGATAAAGAGATGGACGCAGAGTCTCTCCAGAAGAAGAGCAGTGGTCGACGTCTAAGCTGCCTGGACGTTTTCCTCGTCGTGTCCGTCTTGTTTCTGTTCGTGTCGTTGTCAGCTGTGGCTGTCGGCGGGCTGCTGGCTGTGATGGAGCTAAGAGCCAAACTGGAGCCCCTAACTCATCCTCATGTTCATCCTAAGGCATCCAGGATGACAGGAGACACACCTGACCCAGCATACAAG ATGCAGAACTTTGCCTATCTGGAAGCCAAATCAA GCGAGTTGAAGACCTCAACCATGCACTGGGATGCAGTCGACTATGCTACTGGGACTTCTGTAGGGAGCAACTTCTTGTTTGACGCGGAGCAGCATTTGCTGAAGGCCAAGCAGTTTGGGATCTACTTCATATACATCGATCTCAACCTCACCTGCACCGGCACCTGCGACGCGGGCCTCCTCATCGTGCGCTTGGACGATAAGCTCACCTGCGAGGTGGAGCTTCCGGAAATGGCAGACATAACGCCTGTGAGCAGGAAGTGCTGGACGGTGAGCAGGCTGGAGGGGCAGAAACTGCTCACTCAGATGACCGTACCAGAGAACGGGCTGACGGACTGGAAACTGGAACTTAAAGGCTCAGGATTGGGGATGTTCCTCGTGGACTGA
- the LOC141764156 gene encoding tumor necrosis factor ligand superfamily member 14-like, whose product MAEGGVSTCPQVFVVDSQAGYVSVPVSRKKPRWARVGQKSLLLLVGLALLGLVVEGCFIYSLYKKTQEFSPCKSHPLCQDLSGQQGDTMSQMRTKESNEIPTVRPHLDQLQQRPFAQLIGSNTPKGENNVVLWLNTAGETVINNMVYENGRLIVEKDGYYYLYSKVTLNASEECVLIQHKVMKGTKAYGNKIELMKSKSIRCGTTTTKSSSAKASDREDRWNSFLAGIFHLRNGDTIFVELENIDKIHPGNTENLMGAFMIFPGDMLK is encoded by the exons ATGGCAGAGGGCGGTGTGAGTACATGCCCCCAGGTGTTTGTGGTGGACAGCCAAGCCGGCTACGTCTCCGTGCCCGTGAGCAGGAAGAAACCAAGATGGGCGAGAGTTGGCCAAAAGTCTCTTCTCCTGCTGGTGGGACTCGCCCTGTTGGGACTTGTTGTCGAGGGATGTTTCATCTACAGTctatacaaaaaaacacag GAATTTTCCCCCTGTAAGTCTCATCCTCTCTGCCAGGATCTGTCTGGCCAGCAG ggTGACACGATGAGTCAAATGAGAACTAAAG AGTCCAATGAGATTCCCACAGTGCGaccacatctggatcagctccAACAGAGGCCCTTTGCTCAACTGATAG GCTCCAACACTCCTAAAGGGGAGAACAATGTGGTGCTGTGGCTAAACACCGCTGGTGAAACCGTCATCAACAACATGGTCTACGAAAATGGCCGGTTGATAGTCGAGAAGGACGGTTATTACTACCTCTACTCCAAAGTGACATTGAACGCATCAGAGGAGTGTGTGCTTATCCAGCACAAGGTCATGAAAggcaccaaggcctatggaaacaAAATAGAACTTATGAAATCAAAAAG TATCCGCTGCGGGACCACGACCACGAAATCTTCGAGTGCAAAGGCTTCAGATAGGGAGGATCGGTGGAACAGTTTTCTGGCTGGGATCTTCCATCTGCGGAATGGAGATACAATTTTTGTAGAATTGGAGAATATAGACAAGATACACCCAGGAAATACTGAGAATCTCATGGGGGCCTTTATGATATTTCCAGGAGATATGCTGAAATAA